The following are encoded together in the Kineosporiaceae bacterium genome:
- a CDS encoding MFS transporter, with protein sequence MPPPARADGLRRDSVTITAYLSLAGWAWFLYGFGAMVPLLIDDQGVSRTVGGLHLTAQASGGLISGLLVTTLVRRWSRRVTLQLAGVAILLGIGLLLVGRPTALTLTAALVMGFGGSLSIICLNPILIEHHHSHGPAALSEANAVAAAVGLIAPLAVGAGVRAGLGWRPALVVTTVLIGVSVLRFGGHLGGIPRPTPAVDSSLPARGTDQRRLPSAFWPLMVVVVLCVGVEFCLTTWTTELLRREVGMSDSTAASGVSALVAGMAAGRWLISRLALRLTPRPMLFGTLALAALGWLGLWTAPSPLIAFTVLVITGLGVGGHFPLGMSLLMGHAVGQQDKASGTLSVGISAGIGLAPFALGALADATSVHTAFLIVPGLLAVAAVVLAVVP encoded by the coding sequence TTGCCTCCCCCGGCGAGGGCGGATGGCCTTCGTCGGGATTCCGTCACCATCACCGCCTACCTCTCGCTGGCCGGCTGGGCCTGGTTCCTGTACGGCTTCGGGGCCATGGTTCCGTTGCTGATCGATGATCAGGGCGTCAGTCGCACCGTGGGCGGGTTGCACCTGACCGCGCAGGCGTCCGGCGGCCTGATCTCGGGTCTGCTGGTGACCACCCTGGTGCGGCGCTGGAGCCGTCGGGTGACCTTGCAGCTGGCCGGGGTGGCCATCCTGCTCGGCATCGGGTTGTTGCTGGTGGGGCGGCCGACGGCGCTCACCTTGACCGCGGCGCTGGTGATGGGGTTCGGCGGCTCGTTGTCCATCATCTGCCTCAACCCGATCCTCATCGAGCACCATCACAGCCACGGTCCGGCGGCGCTCAGCGAGGCGAACGCAGTGGCCGCCGCGGTCGGGCTGATCGCCCCACTGGCGGTGGGGGCCGGCGTGCGGGCCGGGCTCGGCTGGCGTCCGGCGCTGGTGGTGACCACGGTGTTGATCGGCGTGTCGGTGCTGCGTTTCGGTGGTCACCTCGGGGGCATCCCCCGGCCCACCCCCGCCGTCGATTCCTCCCTGCCCGCCCGGGGCACCGACCAGCGACGGCTACCGTCGGCGTTCTGGCCGTTGATGGTCGTGGTGGTGCTCTGCGTGGGTGTCGAGTTCTGCCTGACCACCTGGACCACCGAACTGCTGCGCCGTGAGGTCGGTATGTCCGACTCGACCGCCGCCAGTGGGGTCTCGGCCCTGGTCGCCGGCATGGCGGCCGGCCGGTGGCTGATCTCGCGGCTCGCCTTACGCCTGACGCCGCGGCCGATGTTGTTCGGCACCCTGGCGCTGGCCGCCCTCGGCTGGCTGGGGCTCTGGACGGCGCCCAGCCCGCTCATCGCGTTCACCGTGTTGGTGATCACCGGGTTGGGGGTGGGCGGGCACTTCCCGCTGGGGATGTCCCTGCTGATGGGTCACGCGGTAGGGCAGCAGGACAAGGCATCCGGAACGCTGTCGGTGGGCATCAGTGCCGGTATCGGCCTGGCGCCGTTCGCCCTCGGCGCGCTGGCCGACGCGACCAGCGTGCACACCGCCTTCCTCATCGTTCCGGGGTTGCTGGCCGTGGCTGCCGTGGTGCTCGCCGTCGTCCCGTGA
- a CDS encoding EamA family transporter, whose product MLTAAGSTQTGAALGARAFDTIGPAGVVAVRQLVAAAVLLPLARPDVRHLRWAQWWPILLLTTVFAVMNLSVYAAIDQIGLALAVTLEFLGPLAVALGNSRTARDLVTAIAAGVGVYVLVLPGPTSDYPGVGLGLFAACCWAAYILLNRVVGARMPGVQGTALATSISALGYLPVLVVLARSGRLTPVALGFAMAAGALASAVPYALDLIVLRTVSPQVFGVAMSAHPVMAAIAGMVVLGQVLSWHEWLGIAVIVAANVVTVTGRRRAPRQPRPATPER is encoded by the coding sequence ATGCTGACCGCGGCGGGCAGCACCCAGACCGGCGCTGCGTTGGGTGCACGGGCCTTCGACACCATCGGCCCGGCCGGGGTGGTCGCCGTCCGGCAATTGGTGGCCGCGGCGGTGCTGCTGCCGCTGGCCCGGCCCGACGTCCGCCACCTGCGCTGGGCGCAGTGGTGGCCGATCCTGTTGCTGACCACGGTGTTCGCGGTGATGAACCTGTCGGTGTACGCCGCGATCGACCAGATCGGGCTGGCCCTGGCGGTGACGCTCGAGTTCCTCGGACCACTCGCCGTGGCCCTGGGCAACTCCCGGACGGCGCGCGACCTGGTCACGGCGATCGCCGCCGGCGTCGGCGTCTACGTGCTGGTGTTGCCGGGGCCGACCAGCGACTACCCGGGCGTCGGCCTCGGACTGTTCGCCGCCTGCTGCTGGGCCGCGTACATCCTGCTCAACCGCGTGGTGGGTGCCCGAATGCCGGGGGTGCAGGGGACAGCGCTGGCCACGTCGATCTCGGCGTTGGGCTATCTGCCGGTGCTGGTCGTGCTGGCGCGATCCGGGCGGCTCACCCCGGTCGCTCTCGGGTTCGCCATGGCGGCCGGTGCGCTCGCCTCGGCCGTGCCCTACGCCCTCGACCTGATCGTGCTGCGCACCGTCTCACCACAGGTGTTCGGGGTGGCGATGAGCGCCCATCCGGTGATGGCCGCGATCGCCGGCATGGTGGTGCTGGGTCAGGTGCTGAGCTGGCACGAGTGGCTGGGGATCGCCGTGATCGTGGCGGCCAACGTGGTGACGGTCACGGGACGACGGCGAGCACCACGGCAGCCACGGCCAGCAACCCCGGAACGATGA
- a CDS encoding MFS transporter — protein sequence MRRYLRILGTRGAMWPFLAAFAARLPISMAPLGMVLLVQSVRGTYAIAGAVTAAFTVGVALASPGWGALIDRVGQPRVIAPLSAVSCVLLAALALGAVHGASDATLLVLAVGVGVAFPPISPAMRAAWRVILDDEADRRAAYALEAVVVEVMFVGGPLLLSALLVLGVDELPLLIVALLLGAGGIGYALTPAARAWEPEPHARGAHVRGESPLRSVGVVATLAVTVLLALGFGQLDVSLAATAEVVLGSQARVGLLFAAIAGGSAIGGTLYGMRHWPGAEPPRLPFVLGAFGVGLGLVTVFVARGTSTLWLLMPVLFAAGLAIAPAIIMLGNLADDCAPRDRLSEAQAWLTTAFTAGAAGGTALAGLLIDRGGPRVGFGGATLALFGAVALSLLAQRVWRHHHIDRESGDRVQSAESAESAEAVESAESRQ from the coding sequence ATGAGGCGATACCTGCGCATCCTGGGCACCCGTGGTGCGATGTGGCCCTTCCTGGCTGCCTTCGCCGCCCGGCTACCCATCTCGATGGCGCCGCTGGGCATGGTGCTGCTGGTGCAGTCCGTGCGCGGCACCTACGCCATCGCCGGTGCCGTCACCGCCGCGTTCACCGTGGGGGTGGCGCTGGCCTCGCCGGGGTGGGGTGCCCTGATCGACCGGGTCGGCCAGCCCCGGGTCATCGCGCCGCTCTCGGCGGTGTCCTGTGTGCTGTTGGCCGCTCTCGCGCTGGGTGCGGTGCACGGCGCATCCGACGCCACGTTGTTGGTGCTCGCGGTGGGGGTGGGGGTCGCCTTCCCGCCGATCTCGCCCGCGATGCGTGCCGCCTGGCGCGTGATCCTGGACGACGAGGCAGACCGGCGAGCGGCCTACGCGCTCGAGGCCGTGGTCGTCGAGGTGATGTTCGTCGGCGGCCCGTTGCTGCTGTCGGCGCTGTTGGTGCTGGGGGTCGACGAGTTGCCCCTGCTGATCGTCGCGCTCCTGCTGGGTGCCGGCGGAATCGGCTATGCGCTCACCCCGGCGGCTCGGGCCTGGGAGCCCGAGCCCCATGCGCGCGGGGCGCACGTGCGGGGTGAGTCACCGCTGCGTTCGGTCGGCGTGGTGGCCACGCTCGCCGTGACGGTGCTGCTGGCGCTGGGCTTCGGTCAGCTCGACGTATCGCTGGCGGCCACCGCCGAGGTGGTGCTGGGCAGCCAGGCACGGGTCGGCCTGCTGTTCGCCGCCATCGCCGGGGGCAGCGCCATCGGCGGCACCCTGTACGGCATGCGGCACTGGCCTGGTGCCGAACCGCCCCGGCTGCCCTTCGTCCTGGGTGCCTTCGGGGTGGGGCTGGGGCTGGTCACCGTGTTCGTCGCCCGGGGTACCAGCACGTTGTGGTTGCTCATGCCGGTGTTGTTCGCGGCGGGCCTGGCCATTGCCCCGGCCATCATCATGCTCGGCAACCTGGCCGACGACTGTGCCCCGCGCGACCGGCTGAGCGAGGCACAGGCCTGGCTGACGACGGCGTTCACCGCCGGGGCTGCCGGTGGGACGGCGCTGGCGGGGCTGCTGATCGACCGCGGCGGCCCGCGGGTGGGCTTCGGCGGCGCTACCCTCGCCCTGTTCGGCGCGGTGGCGTTGTCGCTGCTCGCCCAACGTGTGTGGCGCCACCACCACATCGACCGAGAGTCAGGGGACCGTGTCCAATCCGCCGAATCCGCCGAATCCGCCGAAGCTGTCGAATCCGCCGAGTCTCGCCAGTGA
- a CDS encoding threonine aldolase produces the protein MSNPPSLASDNYASVHPEVMAALAAANIGHATPYGADDVTARAVAAMQAELGSQAGIAFVFNGTGANVVGLQLMLRPWDHVVCAATAHIAVDECGAPERITGAKLIAVPTPDGKLTPALVRGVRTRLGDEHQTQPRVVSVSQSTEYGTLYTPIELRALADAAHEDGMYLHVDGARIANAAAALGVSLAELTVGAGVDVMSFGATKNGAMGAEAVVVFAEELRPSLRFVRKQFMQLGSKGRFLSAQFLALFTDELWRRNALHANEMAARLHDGLVGLPGVRVTRPREANHVFVTLPREVVESLQQVAMFYVWDEATTEVRLLCSWDTTVELVDEFIAAARKLLA, from the coding sequence CTGTCGAATCCGCCGAGTCTCGCCAGTGACAACTACGCGAGCGTCCACCCCGAGGTGATGGCTGCCCTCGCAGCCGCGAACATCGGTCACGCCACTCCCTATGGCGCGGACGACGTCACCGCCAGGGCCGTGGCGGCGATGCAGGCCGAGCTCGGGTCGCAGGCGGGGATTGCCTTCGTGTTCAACGGAACCGGGGCCAACGTGGTCGGGCTGCAGCTGATGCTGCGGCCATGGGATCACGTGGTGTGTGCCGCGACGGCCCACATCGCGGTGGACGAGTGCGGTGCACCGGAACGGATCACCGGCGCCAAGTTGATCGCCGTGCCCACGCCTGACGGCAAGCTCACGCCCGCCCTGGTGCGCGGCGTGCGGACCCGCCTCGGCGATGAGCATCAGACGCAGCCGCGAGTGGTATCGGTCAGCCAGTCGACGGAATACGGCACGCTCTACACGCCGATCGAACTGCGAGCCCTGGCGGACGCCGCTCACGAGGACGGCATGTACCTGCACGTGGACGGCGCGCGGATCGCCAATGCCGCTGCAGCGTTGGGGGTTTCGCTGGCCGAGTTGACCGTCGGTGCCGGCGTCGACGTGATGTCGTTCGGCGCCACCAAGAACGGTGCCATGGGCGCCGAAGCGGTCGTCGTCTTCGCGGAGGAGTTGCGTCCCTCGCTTCGTTTCGTGCGTAAACAGTTCATGCAGCTGGGATCGAAGGGCCGGTTCCTGTCGGCCCAGTTCCTGGCGTTGTTCACCGATGAGTTGTGGCGTCGCAATGCGTTGCACGCCAACGAGATGGCGGCTCGACTGCATGACGGTCTGGTCGGCCTGCCCGGGGTTCGGGTCACGAGGCCACGCGAGGCGAACCACGTCTTCGTGACCCTGCCCCGCGAGGTGGTCGAGTCGCTGCAGCAGGTGGCGATGTTCTACGTGTGGGACGAGGCGACCACCGAAGTGCGGTTGCTCTGCTCGTGGGACACCACGGTCGAACTGGTGGACGAGTTCATCGCGGCGGCCCGGAAGCTGCTCGCCTGA
- a CDS encoding fructosamine kinase family protein gives MIKHRADAPRGFFAVEAAGLAWLARARQDGGAEVALPIGPVPLDATALRVPRVLSHPATPAAAEQFGRELAATHRAGAPWFGCPPEGWDADGFIGPIPLPHNHSQRDIGWGEFFARYRIEPYLRQSHDRGLLPDRAERDLSALCERLAGGDARLCGPDEPTSRLHGDLWSGNVLWDGVSAVLIDPAAHGGHRESDLAMLALFGLDQLDRVLAAYDEAAPLADGWRDRVGLHQLFPVLVHTVLFGQSYGAQAAALARHYL, from the coding sequence GTGATCAAACACCGCGCGGATGCCCCCCGGGGCTTCTTCGCCGTCGAGGCGGCCGGTCTGGCCTGGTTGGCCCGGGCACGGCAGGACGGCGGCGCCGAGGTGGCACTACCGATCGGGCCGGTACCCCTGGACGCCACGGCCTTGCGGGTCCCGCGGGTGCTCTCACACCCGGCCACCCCCGCGGCGGCCGAGCAGTTCGGACGCGAGCTGGCCGCCACGCACCGCGCCGGAGCCCCCTGGTTCGGCTGCCCACCCGAGGGGTGGGATGCCGACGGATTCATCGGGCCGATTCCCTTGCCCCACAATCACTCTCAACGGGACATCGGCTGGGGGGAGTTCTTCGCCCGATATCGGATCGAGCCCTATCTACGCCAGTCCCACGATCGCGGTCTGTTGCCGGATCGGGCCGAGCGAGACCTCAGCGCCCTGTGCGAGAGGCTCGCGGGCGGCGATGCCCGGCTGTGCGGTCCGGACGAGCCGACGTCCCGGCTGCACGGTGATCTGTGGTCGGGCAACGTCTTGTGGGACGGCGTGAGCGCCGTCCTGATCGACCCTGCCGCCCATGGTGGGCACCGGGAGAGCGACCTGGCCATGCTCGCCCTGTTCGGCCTGGACCAGCTGGACCGCGTACTGGCCGCCTATGACGAAGCGGCTCCGCTGGCCGACGGGTGGCGCGACCGGGTCGGACTGCATCAACTCTTCCCGGTGCTGGTGCACACCGTGTTGTTCGGCCAGTCCTACGGCGCCCAGGCCGCAGCCCTGGCCAGGCACTACCTGTGA
- a CDS encoding low molecular weight phosphotyrosine protein phosphatase, translating to MHQPAQRAYRVCFVCTGNICRSPMAEYVLQAMVETRGLQNLVEVDSAGTGEWHIGERADRRALAALSRRGYDGSEHRARQFEPSWFTDHDLIIALDRGHLRSLRSWAPTESARERVQLLRGFDPATEPDALGSDLDVADPYYDGTQAFNEVLAQIETACAGLLDWVVEHQALAAQRPGSAVH from the coding sequence ATGCACCAGCCGGCTCAACGGGCCTATCGGGTCTGTTTCGTGTGCACGGGAAACATCTGTCGCTCTCCGATGGCCGAGTACGTGCTGCAGGCCATGGTCGAGACGCGCGGCCTGCAGAACCTGGTCGAGGTCGACTCCGCCGGCACCGGCGAGTGGCACATCGGTGAACGCGCCGACCGGCGAGCCCTCGCCGCACTCAGCCGACGCGGCTACGACGGCAGCGAGCATCGGGCCCGGCAGTTCGAGCCGTCATGGTTCACCGACCACGACCTGATCATCGCGTTGGATCGCGGTCACCTGCGCAGCTTGCGCTCGTGGGCGCCCACCGAGAGCGCCCGCGAGCGGGTGCAGTTGTTGCGCGGATTCGACCCGGCCACCGAGCCCGACGCCCTCGGCTCCGATCTCGATGTCGCGGACCCGTACTACGACGGCACCCAGGCGTTCAACGAGGTGCTCGCCCAGATCGAGACCGCCTGCGCCGGACTGCTCGATTGGGTGGTCGAGCACCAGGCGCTCGCCGCCCAGCGACCCGGTTCCGCAGTGCACTGA
- a CDS encoding alpha/beta fold hydrolase yields the protein MIEAGRDHLQVEDSAGDGPPVVLLHPGIADMRVWDPVWPALIETHRVIRYDMRGYGGSSQPTEPYDWVSDLLRVLDHAGLDSAHLVGNSMGGATALAAALDAPKRVRSLVLLAPGISGYPWPEEPELSERWVALAEAGDRPGLVELMLEVWCAAGREPFVRDLVTAAAGADAGEQAYWRELEPAWDRLGELTIPTVLMVGDLDPASMVEAATAAAARIPSARLIRIPDVDHLPQVRVPDLVVTTIRQHCID from the coding sequence ATGATCGAGGCGGGGCGCGACCACCTCCAGGTGGAGGACTCGGCCGGCGACGGCCCACCGGTGGTGCTGTTGCACCCCGGCATCGCCGACATGCGGGTCTGGGATCCGGTGTGGCCGGCATTGATCGAGACGCACCGCGTGATCCGCTACGACATGCGCGGGTACGGCGGTTCGTCGCAGCCGACCGAGCCCTATGACTGGGTCAGCGACCTGCTCCGGGTACTCGATCACGCCGGCCTCGACAGCGCCCATCTGGTCGGCAACAGCATGGGCGGTGCGACGGCGCTCGCAGCGGCCCTGGATGCGCCGAAGCGAGTGCGCTCGTTGGTGCTGCTCGCCCCGGGGATCAGTGGTTACCCCTGGCCGGAGGAGCCCGAGCTCAGCGAACGGTGGGTGGCCCTGGCCGAGGCGGGCGACCGTCCCGGGTTGGTCGAGTTGATGCTGGAGGTCTGGTGCGCGGCCGGCCGCGAGCCGTTCGTGCGTGACCTGGTGACGGCCGCAGCCGGGGCGGACGCCGGTGAACAGGCCTATTGGCGGGAGCTCGAACCTGCCTGGGATCGATTGGGGGAGTTGACGATTCCCACGGTCCTGATGGTCGGCGACCTCGACCCGGCGTCCATGGTGGAGGCCGCCACGGCGGCTGCGGCCAGGATTCCCTCGGCGCGGTTGATCCGCATCCCCGACGTCGACCATCTGCCGCAGGTGCGGGTGCCCGACCTCGTCGTGACGACCATCCGGCAGCATTGCATCGACTGA
- a CDS encoding LacI family DNA-binding transcriptional regulator has product MRRPTMDDVAARAGVSRSLVSLVMQDSPKVSAARRTAVREAAAELGYAPHTLARELASGSSSVLAVLVSDLRNPYFADVVEGVEAACESAGLQAILITGGRRPSTEERAIDTLLGFRPAGLVLLSPVVASAVLARACRGVPVAAVERAVRLAGVDTIVDDGRTGATLAVDHLVGLGHQAIVHLDGGRGAGSAVRRRGYAEAMARHGLTARIEPSEYTEQAGAAAVGRLLATRRRFTALVAANDINAVGAIAALEDAGLRVPQDVSVIGYDNTRLAALRHIGLTTVDQPRLDMGRLAVECVTQRRDDPTTPARRHRLDPTLVVRTTTGPPPASA; this is encoded by the coding sequence GTGCGCCGCCCCACCATGGACGACGTGGCCGCCCGGGCCGGCGTCTCGCGCTCGCTGGTCTCGCTGGTGATGCAGGACTCCCCCAAGGTCAGCGCCGCTCGCCGAACCGCCGTGCGCGAGGCGGCCGCCGAGCTGGGCTATGCCCCCCACACGCTGGCCCGCGAGCTGGCCAGCGGCAGCTCGTCGGTGCTCGCCGTGCTGGTCTCGGACCTGCGCAACCCCTACTTCGCCGATGTCGTCGAGGGCGTCGAAGCCGCTTGTGAGAGCGCCGGTCTGCAGGCCATCCTGATCACGGGTGGACGCCGCCCGAGCACCGAGGAGCGGGCCATCGACACCCTGCTCGGGTTTCGCCCGGCCGGCTTGGTGCTGCTCTCACCGGTGGTGGCCTCAGCGGTGTTGGCCCGGGCCTGCCGCGGCGTCCCGGTGGCAGCGGTCGAGCGGGCGGTACGGCTGGCCGGGGTGGACACCATCGTCGACGACGGCCGGACCGGCGCCACGCTGGCCGTCGACCACCTGGTCGGTCTGGGACACCAGGCGATCGTTCACCTCGACGGCGGTCGCGGCGCGGGCTCGGCGGTGCGCCGCCGCGGTTACGCCGAGGCGATGGCCCGACACGGCCTGACCGCCCGGATCGAGCCGAGCGAGTACACCGAGCAGGCCGGGGCCGCCGCCGTCGGCCGGCTGCTCGCCACCCGCCGGCGGTTCACCGCCCTGGTGGCCGCCAACGACATCAACGCCGTCGGGGCGATCGCCGCGCTCGAGGACGCCGGACTGCGGGTGCCGCAGGACGTCTCGGTGATCGGCTACGACAACACCCGGCTGGCCGCGTTGCGTCACATCGGCCTGACCACCGTCGATCAGCCTCGGCTCGACATGGGCCGGCTGGCCGTCGAGTGCGTGACGCAGCGGCGCGATGACCCGACTACGCCGGCCCGCCGTCACCGGCTGGACCCGACTCTGGTGGTCCGCACCACGACGGGTCCTCCCCCGGCCTCGGCCTGA
- a CDS encoding Gfo/Idh/MocA family oxidoreductase, producing MRIAVAGVGRIGVMHARNLAATPGVSEVVVQDPAPGRAAEVAALLTGAVPVTAAPDLATALKGADGLLVAVPTPAHAEAVYTALDAGVPVLVEKPVAADLATIREVIRAVERTEVPVLVGFQRRFDPAIAELKARITRGALGDLYVVRATAFDAEPPSAEYVATSGGIFRDLFIHDLDCVPWLVGRDVVEVHATGSVLVDPAFAEADDVDTVSITLRFEGGVIAQLAGGRRHGGGYDNRIEAIGSEQALAAGWDARTPLTSLEAGGHNPGEGAYPGFIERYAVAYVREMATFLDVIAGRVPNPSPVQDSLVSLVLAEACETSRRTGSPVRIDPADLRVG from the coding sequence ATGCGGATCGCAGTCGCCGGCGTCGGCCGGATCGGTGTCATGCACGCGCGCAACCTGGCCGCCACACCCGGCGTGAGCGAGGTCGTCGTCCAGGACCCGGCCCCCGGCCGGGCGGCCGAGGTGGCAGCCCTGCTGACCGGCGCCGTCCCGGTGACCGCGGCACCCGACCTGGCCACGGCCCTGAAGGGTGCGGACGGCCTGTTGGTCGCGGTGCCGACCCCGGCCCACGCCGAGGCGGTCTACACCGCTCTCGACGCCGGCGTCCCGGTGCTGGTCGAGAAGCCCGTCGCCGCCGACCTGGCCACGATCCGTGAGGTGATCCGGGCCGTCGAGCGCACCGAGGTACCGGTGCTGGTGGGCTTCCAGCGCCGCTTCGATCCGGCGATCGCCGAGCTGAAGGCGCGCATCACCCGTGGGGCGCTCGGCGACCTCTACGTCGTGCGGGCCACGGCCTTCGACGCGGAGCCCCCGAGTGCGGAGTACGTCGCGACGTCCGGCGGCATCTTCCGCGACCTGTTCATCCACGACCTGGACTGCGTGCCCTGGCTGGTCGGACGCGACGTGGTCGAGGTGCACGCCACCGGGTCGGTGCTGGTCGACCCGGCATTCGCCGAGGCGGACGATGTCGACACGGTGTCGATCACGCTGCGTTTCGAGGGCGGAGTGATCGCCCAGCTGGCCGGCGGACGGCGTCACGGTGGCGGCTACGACAACCGGATCGAGGCGATCGGCAGCGAGCAGGCCCTGGCGGCCGGATGGGACGCCAGGACCCCGCTGACCAGTCTCGAGGCAGGCGGCCACAACCCGGGCGAGGGCGCCTACCCGGGCTTCATCGAGCGGTATGCCGTGGCGTATGTCCGCGAGATGGCGACCTTCCTGGACGTCATCGCCGGTCGCGTCCCCAACCCCTCGCCCGTGCAGGACAGCCTGGTCAGCCTGGTGCTGGCCGAGGCGTGCGAGACCTCCCGCCGTACCGGATCCCCGGTGCGCATCGATCCCGCCGACCTGCGCGTCGGCTGA
- a CDS encoding transaldolase family protein, with translation MTISPLLQMTRTTPTCLWNDSADPRELAESMSFGAVGATCNPVIALAAINADLPSWRARIAELATAHPTATEDAIGWMIVEELSVKAASLLHPTFVEHKGRNGRLSVQTDPRLHRDVDGLVAQAVHFDSLAENIIVKIPATAAGIAAIEEVTYRGVSVNATVSFTVPQALAVGEAVENGLRRREAEGLDVSTMGPVCTIMVGRLDDWMKVAAEQAGVTLDPGYYEWAGVAVMKKAHAIYAERGYRTRLLSAAFRNHMHWSEFIGGNVVISPPFGWQKRFNTSGISATPRMDNPVDPRIVEALYGHLAEFRTAYDVDGMSVEEFDDFGATLNTLRQFLAANNELESLVRDVVVPSPLR, from the coding sequence ATGACCATCAGTCCGCTGTTGCAGATGACGCGCACCACGCCCACCTGCCTGTGGAACGACTCCGCCGACCCGCGCGAGCTCGCCGAGTCGATGAGCTTCGGTGCGGTCGGTGCCACCTGCAACCCGGTGATCGCGCTGGCGGCCATCAACGCCGACCTTCCGTCCTGGCGGGCGCGGATCGCCGAGCTGGCCACCGCGCACCCGACGGCCACCGAGGATGCCATCGGCTGGATGATCGTCGAGGAGCTGTCGGTCAAGGCGGCTTCGTTGTTGCACCCGACCTTCGTCGAGCACAAGGGCCGCAACGGCCGGCTCTCGGTGCAGACCGACCCCCGGCTGCACCGCGATGTCGACGGTCTGGTCGCCCAGGCGGTGCACTTCGACTCGCTCGCCGAGAACATCATCGTCAAGATCCCCGCCACCGCAGCGGGTATCGCGGCCATCGAAGAGGTCACCTACCGTGGCGTGAGCGTCAACGCCACCGTCTCGTTCACGGTGCCGCAGGCGCTGGCCGTCGGTGAGGCGGTCGAGAACGGCCTGCGCCGGCGGGAGGCCGAGGGACTGGACGTCTCGACCATGGGACCCGTCTGCACCATCATGGTCGGCCGGCTGGACGACTGGATGAAGGTCGCCGCCGAGCAGGCCGGCGTCACCCTCGACCCGGGCTACTACGAGTGGGCCGGGGTGGCCGTGATGAAGAAGGCCCATGCCATCTACGCCGAGCGGGGATATCGCACCCGGTTGCTGTCGGCGGCATTCCGCAACCACATGCACTGGAGCGAGTTCATCGGCGGCAACGTGGTGATCTCGCCGCCGTTCGGGTGGCAGAAGCGGTTCAACACCAGCGGGATCAGCGCGACCCCGCGCATGGACAACCCCGTCGATCCGCGGATCGTCGAGGCGCTCTACGGTCACCTCGCCGAATTCCGCACGGCGTACGACGTCGACGGCATGAGTGTGGAGGAATTCGACGACTTCGGGGCCACCCTGAATACCCTGCGCCAGTTCCTGGCGGCCAACAACGAGCTCGAGTCCCTGGTGCGCGACGTGGTGGTGCCCAGCCCCCTGCGGTGA
- a CDS encoding GntR family transcriptional regulator, which translates to MMAALTLDRTSPVPLYFQVAQALETAILDGRLPPGTRLDNEVQLAESLGLSRPTMRRAMQYLVEKGVLVRRRGIGTRVVQPKVRRPLGLSSLFEDLTASGQRPTTQVLALTVEAADGAIAQALAVEPGTPMSVLVRLRSAAGSPIARMCNYLPHTIPGIADGLTVTALEDQGLYQLIRAVGVQLHAADQTIGARTATAEEVRLLGESRGAALLTMQRTAYDDHGRVVEYGTHVYAASRYSFSLSMLAG; encoded by the coding sequence GTGATGGCCGCGCTGACCCTCGACCGCACCAGTCCGGTGCCGTTGTACTTTCAGGTCGCCCAGGCCCTCGAGACCGCCATCCTGGACGGCCGGCTGCCGCCCGGCACCCGGTTGGACAACGAGGTGCAGCTCGCCGAGTCGCTCGGCCTGTCCCGTCCGACGATGCGCCGGGCGATGCAGTACCTGGTCGAGAAGGGCGTGCTGGTGCGCCGCCGCGGCATCGGCACCCGGGTCGTCCAGCCGAAGGTGCGTCGTCCGCTCGGGCTCAGCAGCCTCTTCGAAGACCTGACCGCCAGCGGACAGCGCCCCACGACCCAGGTCCTGGCCTTGACCGTCGAAGCCGCCGACGGGGCCATCGCACAGGCCCTGGCCGTCGAGCCGGGCACACCGATGAGCGTCCTGGTCCGCCTGAGATCGGCGGCCGGCTCGCCGATCGCCCGGATGTGCAACTACCTGCCGCACACGATTCCCGGCATCGCCGACGGCCTGACCGTGACAGCACTCGAGGACCAGGGGCTCTACCAACTGATCCGGGCGGTCGGCGTCCAGCTGCACGCCGCCGACCAGACCATCGGTGCCCGGACGGCGACCGCCGAGGAAGTGCGCCTGCTCGGCGAGTCCCGAGGGGCCGCCCTGCTCACCATGCAGCGCACCGCCTACGACGACCACGGCCGGGTCGTGGAGTACGGCACCCACGTCTACGCGGCGTCCCGATACTCGTTCTCGCTGAGCATGTTGGCCGGCTGA